In Euphorbia lathyris chromosome 10, ddEupLath1.1, whole genome shotgun sequence, a single genomic region encodes these proteins:
- the LOC136210015 gene encoding probable disease resistance protein At5g63020, whose product MGNFISFSLDNLLICCYDRAKGDMMYIWEFKDNLKNLKVSRDELRASKNDVKQRVDNQEGPQTKRLQVVEQWLKSVEEKLTEADELISHGEEDIAKKSCFGGGCCRHNFYSLGKSFVDRKEELDLLMQRGQQFDKLVEEVLLEPKYISQLKKDLKDLEVAKDELEATNKDVLRKVMSQEGGKMKRLERVEAWMLQVKKLVTGVDELLKNAPEDFSDPRFGKRVSDTLEDVRRLRSEGDFQVVVEAVESVYLSRLQDNIESLRTAALSLSGLKDDVMLKVRSEEEIQQKKRLKQVEAWRKNAERILAAADYLLNVEAPAEIKKLNLGDSSSLIGERVEKMLKDVIDHTKKGRFSEVTTTALPEPVVEIECDQTVGLQTKLDDVWTTLMNPEVGILGLYGIGGVGKTTLLTHINNKFISTQNDFDFVIWIVISKTFSLAKVQEEIGERIGIAVNDWKKKDVREKAKDISNLLRKKKFILLLDDLWEKILLEKAGVPIPNKRNGSKIVLTTRSEVVCSVMNARNRIKVETLPPDEAWILFEENVGKDTLSADPAIRPLAVMVARECAGLPLALIVVARAMACSKTPEEWKYALEDLQQSASDLEGIKDEVFARLKLSYDRLPDNKQRSCFIYCALFPEDFQIYKDDLIDYWISENFDDEHKDGEHFTRAKAYRILRHLVSVCLLEEKGKHVKMHDVIRDMALWISCDLEKAKYNFLVQAGKQLTKAPDIEIWKGVKRTSLMENSIRYLPRVSMSLDLQTLLLCGNPRLHEIDGSIFSFSSALTVLNLSNTRVKALPVGVTALHSLQYLNLSHTWIEELPRDLKELTGLLYLNVEHNDLLGMIPKGVISNFLSLQVLKMFRCGFFYDGSDDNILLDTKVQIEEIQKLVHLNVLSITIRSADALLLYFTTENVQSCTQGLSIECLGDLNSIQFSPTENMDQLETLQISASEHLEQITFKPMLFNSLREVVIEYCPRLLNLNWLVWAPNLAVLKVVVCEKIVEIVSDVDENLTTFSKLEVLELEGLPQLENICHEGLMLRAIKRMRVVDCPMLKTVPLNAEIIKIRKIIVEGEKDWWDILEWEDEDTKDVFQSSFRSYPPRTRIRLAAHHYFDIWSSMYS is encoded by the coding sequence ATGGGTAACTTCATCTCCTTCAGTCTGGATAACTTACTCATTTGCTGCTATGATCGCGCAAAGGGAGATATGATGTACATCTGGGAATTTAAGGATAACCTCAAAAACCTGAAGGTTTCCAGAGATGAATTAAGGGCATCCAAGAATGATGTGAAGCAACGGGTTGATAATCAGGAAGGTCCGCAAACAAAGCGGCTCCAAGTAGTTGAGCAGTGGCTGAAATCGGTGGAAGAGAAGCTGACGGAAGCTGATGAACTAATCAGTCATGGTGAAGAAGACATTGCCAAGAAATCATGTTTCGGAGGAGGCTGTTGCCGCCATAACTTTTACTCTCTCGGTAAAAGTTTCGTCGATAGGAAGGAAGAACTTGATCTTCTGATGCAAAGAGGACAACAATTCGACAAATTGGTTGAAGAGGTTCTGCTGGAACCCAAGTACATTAGCCAACTGAAGAAAGATCTTAAAGATTTGGAGGTGGCCAAGGACGAGTTAGAGGCTACAAATAAGGATGTGTTGCGGAAAGTAATGAGTCAGGAAGGTGGAAAAATGAAGCGGCTGGAACGAGTTGAAGCTTGGATGTTACAAGTGAAAAAATTGGTAACTGGAGTAGATGAGCTACTGAAGAATGCTCCTGAAGACTTCTCTGATCCGAGATTCGGGAAAAGAGTTTCCGACACATTAGAAGATGTAagaaggctaagaagtgaaggTGATTTTCAAGTGGTGGTTGAAGCCGTGGAATCAGTGTATTTGAGCAGACTGCAAGATAATATTGAAAGTTTGAGAACAGCAGCACTGTCTCTTTCGGGGTTGAAGGATGATGTGATGCTGAAGGTCAGATCAGAGGAAGAAATACAGCAAAAGAAGCGGTTAAAACAGGTTGAAGCGTGGCGTAAAAATGCAGAAAGAATACTAGCTGCTGCTGATTACTTGCTGAATGTAGAAGCTCCGGCAGAAATCAAGAAACTCAATCTCGGCGATTCATCAAGTCTCATTGGGGAAAGGGTGGAGAAAATGctaaaagatgtgattgatcatACAAAAAAGGGACGTTTCTCGGAAGTAACTACTACAGCTCTTCCAGAACCAGTGGTTGAAATTGAATGTGACCAAACGGTGGGTTTGCAAACGAAGTTAGATGATGTGTGGACTACTCTGATGAATCCAGAAGTGGGAATTTTGGGATTATACGGTATCGGGGGTGTTGGAAAAACTACCCTCTTGACACATATCAACAACAAATTCATCAGTACGcaaaatgattttgattttgtgatCTGGATTGTGATATCCAAAACTTTTTCACTTGCTAAGGTTCAAGAAGAGATTGGGGAAAGAATAGGCATTGCAGTCAATGATTGGAAGAAGAAGGATGTTAGGGAAAAAGCTAAAGATATAAGCAACCTATTGCGGAAAAAGAAGTTCATATTGCTGTTGGATGATTTATGGGAGAAAATCCTTTTGGAAAAGGCTGGGGTTCCCATTCCGAACAAACGAAATGGTTCAAAGATCGTTCTCACCACACGTTCTGAGGTGGTCTGCAGCGTGATGAATGCACGAAACAGGATCAAGGTGGAGACTTTACCACCAGACGAAGCTTGGATATTGTTTGAGGAGAACGTTGGAAAAGACACCCTTTCTGCTGATCCAGCTATCCGTCCTCTCGCTGTGATGGTCGCTAGAGAATGTGCTGGTCTACCTCTGGCTCTCATTGTGGTCGCTCGTGCTATGGCTTGCAGCAAGACACCTGAAGAATGGAAATATGCTCTTGAAGATTTGCAGCAATCTGCTTCGGATTTAGAAGGCATCAAAGATGAGGTATTTGCTCGATTGAAGCTTAGTTATGACAGATTGCCTGATAATAAACAAAGATCATGTTTCATATATTGTGCCTTGTTCCCTGAAGATTTTCAAATTTACAAAGATGATTTGATAGATTATTGGATTtctgaaaattttgatgatgaacATAAAGATGGAGAACATTTTACTCGGGCTAAGGCTTATCGGATTCTTCGACATCTTGTTAGTGTATGTCTATTGGAGGAAAAAGGCAAACATGTTAAAATGCATGATGTGATTCGCGACATGGCTCTGTGGATATCCTGCGATCTTGAAAAGGCGAAATATAACTTCTTAGTGCAAGCTGGTAAACAATTGACTAAAGCCCCGGACATCGAAATTTGGAAAGGGGTGAAAAGAACGTCATTGATGGAAAATTCAATTCGTTATCTACCCAGGGTGTCCATGAGCCTTGATCTCCAGACATTGCTTCTATGTGGCAATCCTCGTTTGCACGAGATTGATGGCAGCATCTTCAGCTTTTCAAGCGCGCTAACAGTTCTTAATCTTTCCAACACTCGAGTGAAGGCATTGCCAGTGGGAGTTACAGCGCTGCATTCGTTGCAATATCTGAACTTATCGCATACATGGATAGAAGAATTGCCGCGAGACTTGAAAGAGCTGACAGGGTTGCTATATTTGAATGTAGAACATAATGATTTACTAGGTATGATTCCGAAAGGAGTCATATCTAATTTCTTATCTCTGCAGGTTTTGAAAATGTTTCGTTGTGGTTTTTTCTACGATGGATCAGATGATAACATATTGCTTGACACCAAAGTGCAAATAGAAGAAATCCAGAAACTGGTGCATTTGAATGTGTTGAGCATCACAATTCGATCAGCCGACGCTCTTCTCCTCTATTTCACCACCGAAAATGTGCAAAGTTGCACTCAAGGTCTGTCTATTGAATGCCTAGGTGATTTAAATTCAATTCAGTTTTCACCAACGGAGAATATGGACCAACTGGAGACGTTACAGATAAGTGCAAGTGAGCATTTGGAACAGATCACTTTCAAGCCTATGCTCTTCAATAGTCTTCGGGAAGTAGTCATCGAGTACTGTCCTCGTTTACTAAACTTGAACTGGCTTGTTTGGGCTCCAAACTTGGCAGTCCTGAAGGTTGTAGTCTGCGAGAAAATCGTAGAAATAGTGAGTGATGTGGATGAAAATCTGACTACATTTTCGAAACTTGAAGTTCTGGAATTAGAGGGTCTGCCACAACTGGAAAACATATGTCATGAAGGTTTAATGTTGCGAGCGATAAAGAGGATGCGAGTGGTTGATTGTCCGATGCTAAAGACGGTTCCCCTGAACGCGGAGATCATAAAGATACGTAAGATTATTGTCGAAGGAGAGAAAGATTGGTGGGATATTTTGGAATGGGAAGATGAAGATACCAAAGATGTCTTTCAATCGTCGTTTAGAAGTTATCCGCCGAGAACAAGAATACGGCTTGCTGCACATCATTATTTTGATATTTGGAGCTCAATGTATTCATGA